A single genomic interval of Dama dama isolate Ldn47 unplaced genomic scaffold, ASM3311817v1 ptg000254c, whole genome shotgun sequence harbors:
- the LOC133053760 gene encoding collagen alpha-1(I) chain-like: MHGLIFETSICYWQDQPGRGASTRSRVCREQGGGGGPGRGRAVAAGEPRRPARRGSGEKGVWSGRRPPDPPAPTPAARTPDRAHNPRSTRDTARRAGRHRVEERGEGRGGPPSSSAPHPLPVAGPPAPAAPGAGPGTPGRATPRTADAPSSARPSRPPQRGGGRRAARTRRPARGRQTGDPTRARESASEQGARRGGGWWEGRGGGRGRSPSPSPRRRRRTGGGGKAGNGSGPRQARGSETRQGAAPGSSRWGADRGGRTEKGTDGVRPRDTNATEPAVEAVVAARHREGDGSKRPGGSESAARAHRGISPPEASQHRGGPEGAHPSRGLTPTANPTHPEPQPAQENALPPRTGGPHSPHTRNPAVRAKAPPAPPPSQGSEGPAPPGDATGRRRPGDDTHVRRGQLGPRPRGTGVEGDTGGRTRGTRRKAGSGGEGPASTRKQGSRDGGEGAARRPENTRTQPGHQGNQRGIPPPPTHEGGPTTPGTPAAPGHPWSGPHTPAPPPGPACRPPTFLHPSIHPQQIRLPSKSDPEAQHPGDTLSSEGGPDRGPTTPPPAAAQGQGRARQAPPHHGCGAGGAGADQAVAPQPPRLPPGLTPRGRLRAHSTRTAPHPPNTRRGPAGPSPNSEGGGAGRIATVATAHSGGAAAGGSGTPRLPLGSLEKAFSPRVHRPSPNRLSFGPTEAHQEPPLNWAGGVCGIGKRATTQERVRGHLRDDLEHSRGTTEGPTRHAHTPMRGARGMAAAQPSPPQGGPLAGSTPGRRSKRICCVQSPTAPTRHPKAGDGRPKVRAGGHTPTPAFLTLPDGQGGKTGEGPRGQTEKSGHVHWERPSLVRHGLGPARESTTTPHQSVESRWRVGGGGEKAGRRHRRGQSPEGPALNLTGNLPPVPAHNLTPQARAANDPRRRTPDTWHGAYRAGVVPATTGCPQRGAQGQRPTPPCPTALGSPRGGTTSWVGQTTPHRRAGAQAQAGGSSSKGRTRRQLAAHRPRAPRASRDPKSSVADTKGDRVSTYLVAKNTYFGRQNDSRRQRGPSTTRKEGPRNLDPATCPQHYPMNTRPGALGGHLAYRSVRVSERGFDFDVHKEKRRKNRQRGASNKTSGPRPGPTPGAQTVLHRAPRTARAGPHPPPD; encoded by the exons ATGCATGGCTTAATCTTTGAGACAAGCATATGCTACTGGCAGGATCAACCAGGTAGGGGAGCGAGCACGAGGAGCCGGGTGTGCCGGGAGCAGGGGGGGGGTGGTGGCCCGGGACGCGGGCGAGCTGTAGCAGCGGGCGAGCCCAGAAGACCCGCGAGGCGAGGAAGCGGGGAGAAGGGGGTGTGGTCGGGAAGGCGCCCACCCGACCCACCGGCCCCCACACCCGCGGCGAGGACGCCCGATCGCGCACACAACCCTCGGTCCACGAGGGACACAGCGCGCCGCGCCGGCCGCCACCGCGTGGAGGAACGAGGGGAGGGGCGCGGCgggcccccctcctcctccgcaccccaccccctccccgtcGCGGGCCCGCCCGCCCCGGCGGCCCCGGGAGCCGGGCCGGGGACCCCCGGCCGGGCCACGCCGCGGACGGCCGACGCGCCCTCAAGCGCCCGTCCGTCCCGCCCACCCCAGAGGGGCGGGGGACGCCGGGCAGCGAGGACACGGCGACCGGCCCGCGGGAGGCAGACCGGGGACCCGACCCGCGCTCGGGAGAGCGCATCGGAGCAGGGGGCGCGGCGGGGGGGGGGCTGGTGGGAGGGTCGGGGGGGGGGTCGCGGGCGCTCCCCCTCGCCCAGCCCGCGACGACGTCGGCGGACAGGCGGCGGCGGCAAAGCGGGCAACGGATCGGGGCCGCGGCAGGCCCGGGGAAGCGAGACACGCCAGGGCGCGGCCCCGGGGAGCAGCAGATGGGGAGCGGACCGAGGCGGACGGACGGAGAAGGGCACGGACGGGGTGCGGCCACGTGACACCAACGCCACAGAACCGGCGGTGGAGGCGGTGGTGGCCGCGCGCCACCGCGAGGGGGATGGCTCAAAACGACCCGGGGGAAGCGAGTCAGCCGCCAGGGCGCACCGCGGTATCTCACCGCCAGAGGCCTCCCAGCACAGGGGCGGTCCCGAG GGGGCGCACCCCTCACGGGGCCTCACGCCCACCGCCAACCCTACACACCCGGAGCCGCAGCCGGCCCAGGAGAACGCTCTCCCGCCGCGTACCGGCGGCCCCCACAGCCCTCACACGCGCAACCCTGCTGTGCGCGCCAaggctccccccgccccgcccccctctcAGGGCTCCGAGGGCCCTGCTCCACCCGGGGACGCCACCGGCCGACGGAGGCCGGGAGACGACACCCACGTGAGGCGAGGCCAGCTCGGTCCCAGACCGCGGGGAACGGGGGTGGAAGGGGACACAGGCGGTCGCACGCGCGGGACCAGGAGGAAGGCCGGCAGCGGTGGGGAGGGGCCGGCAAGCACGCGCAAGCAGGGGTCACGGGACGGGGGCGAGGGCGCCGCCCGGAGACCAGAAAACACCAGGACACagccgggccaccagggaaaccagcgcGGGATCCCACCGCCACCCACACACGAGGGCGGTCCCACAACGCCTGGGACGCCGGCCGCTCCTGGCCATCCCTGGAGCGGGCCCCACACCCCAGCCCCGCCGCCAGGGCCGGCGTGCCGTCCACCCAccttcctccatccatccatccatcctcaacAGATCCGTCTTCCGTCTAAGTCTGACCCCGAGGCTCAACATCCTGGGGACACACTCTCGAGCGAGGGCGGCCCAGACCGGGGGCCCACCACACCGCCACCGGCtgcggctcaggggcaagggcgggCACGACAGGCTCCTCCTCACCACggctgcggggctgggggagCCGGGGCCGACCAGGCAGTCGCACCCCAACCCCCCCGCCTTCCCCCTGGGCTCACACCACGGGGCCGGCTGCGCGCACACAGCACACGCACGGCCCCCCACCCGCCGAACACCCGGCGGGGCCCGGCGGGACCCTCCCCCAACTCAGAGGGGGGAGGCGCGGGCCGCA TCGCCACGGTGGCCACTGCACACTCGGGAGGGGCAGCAGCTGGGGGGTCCGGTACCCCAAGGCTCCCTCTCGGATCGCTAGAGAAGGCTTTCTCACCGAGGGTGCACCGTCCCTCACCCAATCGTCTCTCCTTCGGGCCCACGGAGGCACACCAGGAGCCGCCACTCAACTGGGCGGGAGGGGTCTGCGGCATAGGTAAGCGGGCCACCACACAGGAGCGTGTGCGCGG GCACCTGAGGGACGACCTGGAGCACTCCAGGGGCACCACCGAGGGTCCAACGAGGCATGCTCACACACCCATGCGGGGGGCGCGCGGCATGGCAGCGGCACAGCCCTCCCCACCACAGGGAGGGCCGCTCGCAGGGAGCACGCCAGGAAGGCGAAGCAAGCGCATCTGCTGTGTCCAAAGCCCAACGGCCCCCACTAGGCACCCCAAGGCGGGGGACGGGAGACCGAAGGTCAGGGCCGGAGGCCACACCCCAACCCCTGCCTTCCTCACCCTGCCCGACGGGCAAGGGGGAAAGACAGGCGAGGGGCCCCGCGGACAGACCGAGAAGAGCGGACACGTTCACTGGGAACGCCCGTCCCTCGTCCGGCACGGCTTAGGCCCGGCCCGGGAGAGCACGACCACACCACATCAATCAGTTGAGtcaaggtggagggtggggggggggggggagaaggcagggagaagGCACAGGCGAGGACAGTCACCAGAGGGGCCCGCTTTAAACCTCACCGGCAACCTCCCCCCCGTCCCTGCCCACAACCTCACACCTCAGGCGAGGGCGGCCAACGACCCCAGGAGGAGAACACCTGACACGTGGCACGGAGCCTACAGGGCTGGGGTCGTCCCAGCCACCACCGGGTGCCCGCAGCGGGGAGCGCAGGGCCAAAGACCCACACCGCCTTGCCCCACCGCCCTCGGGTCGCCCAGAGGCGGCACCACGAGCTGGGTCGGCCAGACAACACCACACAGGAGAGCTGGCGCACAGGCCCAGGCGGGCGGCTCCAGCAGCAAAGGCCGAACCAGGCGCCAGCTGGCGGCCCACAGGCCCAGAGCCCCGCGTGCATCCAGAGACCCAAAGTCCTCGGTGGCAGACACCAAAGGAGACCGTGTCAGCACTTACCTGGTGGCAAAAAATACCTATTTTGGGCGACAAAATGACAGCAGACGACAGCGGGGCCCATCTACAACTCGCAAGGAGGGACCCCGGAACCTTGACCCGGCCACCTGTCCCCAGCACTACCCCATGAACACCAGGCCTGGAGCTCTCGGGGGCCATCTG GCGTACCGGTCCGTCCGAGTCTCCGAACGGGGATTTGACTTCGATgtgcataaagaaaaaagaagaaagaaccgTCAGCGGGGCGCCTCCAACAAGACGAGCGGGCCCCGACCAGGGCCCACGCCCGGGGCCCAGACCGTCCTACACAGGGCACCCAGGACGGCTCGAGCCggtccccacccacctcctgaCTGA